A single Rhinolophus ferrumequinum isolate MPI-CBG mRhiFer1 chromosome 20, mRhiFer1_v1.p, whole genome shotgun sequence DNA region contains:
- the PLEKHA8 gene encoding pleckstrin homology domain-containing family A member 8 has translation MEGVLYKWTNYLSGWQPRWFLLCGGILSYYDSPEDAWKGCKGSIQMAVCEIQVHSVDNTRMDLIIPGEQYFYLKARSVAERQRWLVALGSAKACLTDSRTQKEKEFAENTENLKTKMSELRLYCDLLVQQVDKTKEVTTTGVSSSEEGIDVGTLLKSTCNTFLKTLEECMQIANAAFTSELLCRTPPGSPQLALLKSNKMKHPIVPIHNSLERQMELNNCENGSLNMEVNDDEEIVMKNKSSLYLKSAVIDCSISSEENTDDNITVQGEIMKEKGEENLGNHGSDLAQPGANSSESRWEEGQEIIPTFFSTMHTSFSDIELLEDSGIPTEEFLASCYAVVPVLDKLGPTVFAPVKMDLVGNIKKVNQKYITNKEEFTTLQKIVLHEVEADVAQVRNSATEALLWLKRGLKFLKGFLTEVKNGEKDIQTALNNAYGKTLRQHHGWVVRGVFALALRAAPSYEDFVAALTIKEGDHLKAAFGVGMQRDLSLYLPAMEKQLAILDTLYEVHGLESDEVV, from the exons GTTGGCAGCCTCGATGGTTCCTTCTCTGTGGGGGGATATTGTCCTATTATGATTCTCCTGAAGACGCCTGGAAAGGCTGCAAAGGGAGCATCCAAATGGCGGTCTGTGAAATTCAAG TTCATTCGGTAGATAACACACGCATGGACCTGATCATCCCTGGGGAACAGTATTTCTACCTGAAGGCCAGAAGTGTGGCCGAGAGACAGCGGTGGCTGGTAGCCCTGGGGTCAGCCAAGGCTTGCCTCACCGACAGTAGGACCCAGAAGGAAAAAG AATTTgctgaaaacactgaaaacttGAAAACCAAAATGTCGGAACTAAGACTCTACTGTGACCTCCTCGTCCAGCAAGTGGATAAAACAAAAGAAGTGACTACAACTGGTGTGTCCAGTTCTGAG GAGGGAATCGATGTGGGAACTCTGCTGAAATCGACCTGCAATACTTTTCTGAAGACTTTGGAAGAATGCATGCAGATTGCAAATGCCGCCTTCACCTCCGAGCTGCTCTGTCGCACTCCCCCGGGATCCCCACAGCTGGCCTTGCTCAAGTCCAACAAG atgaaacaTCCCATTGTACCGATTCATAATTCATTGGAAAG gCAAATGGAGTTAAACAATTGTGAAAATGGGTCTTTAAATATGGAAGTAAATGATGATGAAGAAATCGTAATGAAAAACAAGAGCTCCTTATATTTGAAATCTGCAGTGATAGATTGCAGCATATCAAGTGAAGAAAATACAGATGATAATATAACAG TCCAAGgtgaaataatgaaggaaaagggagaggagaatCTGGGAAATCATGGCAGCGACTTGGCACAGCCTGGAGCAAACTCCTCAGAATCCCGCTGGGAAGAAGGCCAAGAAATCATCCCGACTTTCTTTAGTACCATGCACACCAG CTTTAGTGACATTGAACTTCTGGAAGACAGCGGCATTCCCACAGAAGAATTCTTGGCGTCGTGTTACGCTGTGGTTCCAGTGCTGG acAAACTTGGCCCGACAGTGTTTGCTCCTGTTAAAATGGATCTTGTTGGAAATATTAAG AAGGTGAATCAGAAGTATATAACCAACAAGGAAGAGTTCACCACCCTCCAGAAGATCGTACTGCACGAGGTGGAGGCAGATGTCGCCCAGGTTAGGAACTCAGCCACGGAAGCCTTGCTGTGGCTGAAAAG aggTCTCAAATTTTTGAAAGGATTTTTGACAGAagtgaaaaatggagaaaaggataTCCAGACAGCCCTGA ataaTGCATATGGTAAAACATTACGGCAACACCACGGCTGGGTCGTTCGAGGAGTTTTTGCG TTAGCTTTGAGGGCGGCTCCATCCTATGAAGATTTTGTGGCCGCGTTAACCATCAAGGAAGGCGACCACCTGAAAGCAGCTTTCGGCGTTGGGATGCAGAGGGACCTCAGCCTTTACCTCCCTGCCATGGAAAAGCAGCTGGCAATCCTGGACACTTTATACGAGGTCCACGGACTGGAGTCTGACGAGGTGGTGTGA